A genome region from Carcharodon carcharias isolate sCarCar2 chromosome 17, sCarCar2.pri, whole genome shotgun sequence includes the following:
- the LOC121289824 gene encoding neurofilament light polypeptide-like isoform X1, whose amino-acid sequence MSTASYESFFHTHRRRYGDSLAPRTYGTVQHFRSNYGSTLKPVFSTYSSPSFSVRKAHSTSSALVSSLDSFDISQASAVSSEFKAVRTQEKAQLQDLNDRFANFIEKVHELEQQNKVLEAELSLLRQKHGGPSRLKGIFEQELRDLRVALDDAKHERQAAQSERAHLEETLKNLQARYEEEVLNREDAEGRLMEARKGSDEAALARAEVEKRIDSLMDEIAFLKKIHEEEIAELQAQIQYAQVSVEVDVGKPDLSSALREIRCQYEKVAAKNMQSAEDWYKSRFALMAENASKDNDATKQARDEVVEYRRQVKAKTLEIDGVRGINEALERQLQELDEKQGGEISALQDAINQLENELRTTKNEMGRYLKEYQDLLNVKMALDIEIAAYRKLLEGEETRINYANVGSMISGYSQTQSTSIYSRPSYSLQSSAYGLSSRPIIFSSYGSSQIEEEVLQQTRALAEQLEPPADKAEEAEGEEEEGGEEDAEEAEVKENGEKEEDEEKEEEEKEDDEEKENGEKEEDEEKEGGEKEEDESQGEKEKEGGESDKQEESEEKGGDADEQRAGKEEVKK is encoded by the exons ATGAGCACCGCAAGCTACGAGTCCTTCTTTCACACCCACAGGAGGCGCTATGGCGACAGCCTGGCCCCCAGAACCTATGGAACTGTCCAGCATTTCAGGAGCAACTATGGATCCACCCTGAAGCCTGTCTTCAGCACCTACTCGTCTCCTTCCTTCTCGGTCAGGAAAGCGCACAGCACCTCGTCCGCTCTGGTGAGCTCGCTGGACAGCTTCGACATCAGCCAAGCGAGTGCCGTGAGCAGCGAGTTCAAGGCGGTCAGGACCCAGGAGAAAGCCCAGCTGCAAGACCTCAATGACCGCTTCGCCAACTTCATCGAGAAGGTCCATGAGCTGGAACAGCAGAACAAGGTGCTGGAAGCAGAGCTCTCCCTGCTCCGTCAGAAACACGGCGGGCCCTCCAGGCTCAAGGGCATCTTCGAGCAGGAGCTGAGGGATCTCCGGGTGGCCCTGGACGATGCCAAACACGAGAGGCAGGCAGCCCAGAGCGAGAGGGCGCACCTCGAGGAAACCCTGAAGAACCTGCAGGCCCGCTATGAAGAAGAGGTGCTGAACCGGGAGGACGCTGAGGGCCGGCTGATGGAAGCCAGGAAGGGCTCGGATGAAGCAGCTCTGGCCAGAGCCGAGGTGGAGAAGAGGATTGACAGCCTGATGGATGAGATCGCCTTCCTCAAGAAGATTCACGaggaagagattgcagaactgcAGGCGCAGATCCAGTATGCACAGGTGTCGGTGGAGGTGGACGTGGGCAAACCAGACCTGTCCTCTGCCCTGCGGGAGATCAGGTGCCAGTACGAGAAGGTGGCGGCCAAGAACATGCAATCGGCCGAAGACTGGTACAAGAGCCGCTTCGCTCTGATGGCCGAGAACGCGTCCAAAGACAACGACGCCACCAAGCAAGCCAGGGACGAGGTGGTCGAGTACCGGCGTCAGGTCAAAGCCAAGACCCTGGAGATCGACGGGGTGAGGGGAATAAACGAGGCTCTGGAGAGACAACTGCAGGAGCTGGACGAGAAACAAGGCGGCGAAATCAGTGCGTTGCAG GATGCTATCAACCAACTGGAGAACGAACTCCGAACCACGAAAAACGAGATGGGCCGCTACCTGAAGGAATACCAGGACCTGCTGAATGTGAAAATGGCTCTGGACATTGAAATCGCAGCCTACAG GAAACTGCTGGAAGGAGAGGAAACACGCATCAACTATGCCAATGTGGGTAGTATGATCAGTGGCTACTCCCAGACCCAGAGCACCTCCATTTACAGTAGGCCTAGCTATTCTCTGCAAAGCAGTGCCTATGGGCTGTCCAGCAGACCCATCATCTTCAGCTCCTATGGCAGCAGCCAGATTGAAGAAGAGGTCCTCCAGCAAACTCGTGCATTGGCAGAACAGCTGGAACCTCCAGCAGacaaggctgaggaggcagaag gtgaagaggaggaaggaggagaagaagatgctgaagAGGCAGAAGTAAAGGAGAATGGAGAGAAGGAGGAAgatgaagaaaaggaggaggaggagaaggaggacgATGAGGAAAAGGAAAATGGAGAGAAGGAAGAAGATGAGGAGAAGGAAGGTGGAGAGAAGGAAGAGGATGAGTCCCAAGGAGAGAAGGAAaaagaaggaggagagagtgacaaacAGGAAGAAAGTGAAGAGAAAGGAGGTGATGCTGATGAACAGAGAGCAGGGAAGGAGGAAGTGAAGAAGTAA
- the LOC121289824 gene encoding neurofilament light polypeptide-like isoform X2 has product MSTASYESFFHTHRRRYGDSLAPRTYGTVQHFRSNYGSTLKPVFSTYSSPSFSVRKAHSTSSALVSSLDSFDISQASAVSSEFKAVRTQEKAQLQDLNDRFANFIEKVHELEQQNKVLEAELSLLRQKHGGPSRLKGIFEQELRDLRVALDDAKHERQAAQSERAHLEETLKNLQARYEEEVLNREDAEGRLMEARKGSDEAALARAEVEKRIDSLMDEIAFLKKIHEEEIAELQAQIQYAQVSVEVDVGKPDLSSALREIRCQYEKVAAKNMQSAEDWYKSRFALMAENASKDNDATKQARDEVVEYRRQVKAKTLEIDGVRGINEALERQLQELDEKQGGEISALQDAINQLENELRTTKNEMGRYLKEYQDLLNVKMALDIEIAAYRKLLEGEETRINYANVGSMISGYSQTQSTSIYSRPSYSLQSSAYGLSSRPIIFSSYGSSQIEEEVLQQTRALAEQLEPPADKAEEAEEEEGGEEDAEEAEVKENGEKEEDEEKEEEEKEDDEEKENGEKEEDEEKEGGEKEEDESQGEKEKEGGESDKQEESEEKGGDADEQRAGKEEVKK; this is encoded by the exons ATGAGCACCGCAAGCTACGAGTCCTTCTTTCACACCCACAGGAGGCGCTATGGCGACAGCCTGGCCCCCAGAACCTATGGAACTGTCCAGCATTTCAGGAGCAACTATGGATCCACCCTGAAGCCTGTCTTCAGCACCTACTCGTCTCCTTCCTTCTCGGTCAGGAAAGCGCACAGCACCTCGTCCGCTCTGGTGAGCTCGCTGGACAGCTTCGACATCAGCCAAGCGAGTGCCGTGAGCAGCGAGTTCAAGGCGGTCAGGACCCAGGAGAAAGCCCAGCTGCAAGACCTCAATGACCGCTTCGCCAACTTCATCGAGAAGGTCCATGAGCTGGAACAGCAGAACAAGGTGCTGGAAGCAGAGCTCTCCCTGCTCCGTCAGAAACACGGCGGGCCCTCCAGGCTCAAGGGCATCTTCGAGCAGGAGCTGAGGGATCTCCGGGTGGCCCTGGACGATGCCAAACACGAGAGGCAGGCAGCCCAGAGCGAGAGGGCGCACCTCGAGGAAACCCTGAAGAACCTGCAGGCCCGCTATGAAGAAGAGGTGCTGAACCGGGAGGACGCTGAGGGCCGGCTGATGGAAGCCAGGAAGGGCTCGGATGAAGCAGCTCTGGCCAGAGCCGAGGTGGAGAAGAGGATTGACAGCCTGATGGATGAGATCGCCTTCCTCAAGAAGATTCACGaggaagagattgcagaactgcAGGCGCAGATCCAGTATGCACAGGTGTCGGTGGAGGTGGACGTGGGCAAACCAGACCTGTCCTCTGCCCTGCGGGAGATCAGGTGCCAGTACGAGAAGGTGGCGGCCAAGAACATGCAATCGGCCGAAGACTGGTACAAGAGCCGCTTCGCTCTGATGGCCGAGAACGCGTCCAAAGACAACGACGCCACCAAGCAAGCCAGGGACGAGGTGGTCGAGTACCGGCGTCAGGTCAAAGCCAAGACCCTGGAGATCGACGGGGTGAGGGGAATAAACGAGGCTCTGGAGAGACAACTGCAGGAGCTGGACGAGAAACAAGGCGGCGAAATCAGTGCGTTGCAG GATGCTATCAACCAACTGGAGAACGAACTCCGAACCACGAAAAACGAGATGGGCCGCTACCTGAAGGAATACCAGGACCTGCTGAATGTGAAAATGGCTCTGGACATTGAAATCGCAGCCTACAG GAAACTGCTGGAAGGAGAGGAAACACGCATCAACTATGCCAATGTGGGTAGTATGATCAGTGGCTACTCCCAGACCCAGAGCACCTCCATTTACAGTAGGCCTAGCTATTCTCTGCAAAGCAGTGCCTATGGGCTGTCCAGCAGACCCATCATCTTCAGCTCCTATGGCAGCAGCCAGATTGAAGAAGAGGTCCTCCAGCAAACTCGTGCATTGGCAGAACAGCTGGAACCTCCAGCAGacaaggctgaggaggcagaag aggaggaaggaggagaagaagatgctgaagAGGCAGAAGTAAAGGAGAATGGAGAGAAGGAGGAAgatgaagaaaaggaggaggaggagaaggaggacgATGAGGAAAAGGAAAATGGAGAGAAGGAAGAAGATGAGGAGAAGGAAGGTGGAGAGAAGGAAGAGGATGAGTCCCAAGGAGAGAAGGAAaaagaaggaggagagagtgacaaacAGGAAGAAAGTGAAGAGAAAGGAGGTGATGCTGATGAACAGAGAGCAGGGAAGGAGGAAGTGAAGAAGTAA